From Amycolatopsis sp. cg9, one genomic window encodes:
- a CDS encoding ROK family protein — translation MPTSAGELFQLVKTGEATTRKALLTRSGLSRSTLTARLDRLQAAGLLAEGGQEDSTGGRPARQLRFDDQHAVVLAASVDTTHAEAAVTDLAGRRLAHRAGELRVADGPEPVLDRIAGWFDALLAEVGRPVCGVGVSVPGPVEPGRARVTQPPIMPGWDGYPIDARLGTRFGAPVLVENDANLMALGEHRARYPDSAALVVVKVSTGIGAGIVIGGEVYRGIDGGAGDIGHIRLPGHPDARCLCGSFGCLAAVASGGALAARLTELGLPTTSGSGVRDRLVAGDPEAVRLAEIAGRQVGEVLATLVCVVNPGVLVVAGDLAEPHFVAGVREELYRRALPRATQNLRVEIGGRGDALGGAVALVVDTVFSVAEVDRRLAAGR, via the coding sequence ATGCCGACCAGTGCCGGCGAGCTGTTCCAGCTGGTCAAGACGGGGGAGGCGACCACGCGGAAGGCGCTGCTGACCCGCAGCGGACTGTCCCGCTCGACCCTGACCGCGCGTCTGGACCGGCTCCAAGCGGCCGGTCTGCTTGCCGAGGGCGGCCAGGAGGACTCCACCGGCGGCCGCCCGGCGCGGCAGCTGCGCTTCGACGACCAGCACGCCGTCGTCCTCGCCGCGAGCGTCGACACCACGCACGCCGAGGCCGCGGTCACCGACCTGGCGGGCCGGCGGCTGGCCCACCGCGCCGGCGAGCTGCGCGTCGCCGACGGCCCGGAACCGGTACTCGACCGGATCGCGGGGTGGTTCGACGCGCTGCTGGCCGAGGTCGGGCGGCCGGTGTGCGGCGTCGGCGTTTCGGTGCCGGGCCCGGTCGAACCCGGCCGCGCCCGCGTGACGCAGCCGCCGATCATGCCGGGCTGGGACGGCTACCCGATCGACGCGCGCCTCGGCACCCGGTTCGGAGCCCCGGTGCTGGTCGAGAACGACGCGAACCTGATGGCGCTGGGCGAGCACCGCGCCCGCTACCCGGACTCGGCCGCGCTGGTGGTGGTCAAGGTGTCCACCGGCATCGGCGCCGGCATCGTCATCGGCGGCGAGGTGTACCGCGGCATCGACGGCGGGGCGGGCGACATCGGCCACATCCGCCTGCCCGGCCACCCGGACGCCCGCTGCCTGTGCGGCTCGTTCGGCTGCCTGGCGGCCGTCGCCAGCGGGGGCGCCCTCGCCGCACGGCTGACCGAGCTGGGCTTGCCGACGACGTCGGGCTCGGGCGTCCGCGACCGGCTCGTGGCGGGCGACCCGGAAGCGGTCCGGCTCGCCGAAATCGCCGGCCGCCAGGTGGGGGAGGTCCTCGCGACGCTCGTGTGCGTGGTCAACCCGGGCGTGCTGGTGGTCGCCGGGGACCTCGCCGAACCGCATTTCGTCGCCGGTGTCCGCGAGGAGCTCTACCGCCGGGCCCTCCCGCGGGCGACGCAAAACCTGCGCGTGGAGATCGGCGGCCGCGGCGACGCGCTCGGCGGCGCCGTGGCGCTGGTCGTGGACACGGTGTTCTCCGTGGCCGAAGTGGACCGGAGGCTGGCCGCGGGCCGCTGA